The Persephonella hydrogeniphila genome has a window encoding:
- a CDS encoding NifU family protein yields MTNEQKEKVVIDRAKVEEVLEKIRPALRFDGGDVELVDIGEDGTVYVRLMGACHGCAMSLVTLKGGIEMKLKEEIPEVKEVVAVNLDQGFGGF; encoded by the coding sequence ATGACTAACGAACAAAAAGAGAAGGTTGTGATAGATAGAGCAAAAGTAGAGGAAGTACTTGAGAAGATCAGACCTGCTTTAAGGTTTGATGGTGGTGATGTTGAGCTTGTCGATATCGGAGAGGACGGAACTGTTTATGTTAGATTGATGGGAGCATGCCACGGATGTGCGATGTCCCTTGTAACACTTAAAGGTGGAATAGAGATGAAACTGAAAGAAGAGATTCCTGAAGTAAAAGAGGTTGTTGCTGTAAATCTTGATCAGGGATTTGGTGGATTTTAA
- a CDS encoding TlyA family RNA methyltransferase, with translation MAKKERLDKLLVDRSLVESREKAQRLIMSGVVFVNGERIDKPGTKVKTDSIIFIKEKEKYVSRGGYKLEKGIKVFKPDIKNKICIDIGSSTGGFTDCLLQHGAKKVYAVDVGTYQLHEKLRNDPRVVVLEKTNARYLTEKEIPEKIEFFVSDVSFISILKILPNICDLIKDKAEGIILIKPQFELSKGEVKGGVVKDPELHKKAIKKVIKGLEESCYSIKDLSFSETWGPEGNIEFLAYVSKDSTSKQKNKISDEKLEKVVEEAHLKFNQR, from the coding sequence GTGGCAAAAAAAGAAAGGTTAGATAAGCTTCTTGTTGATAGGTCGCTTGTTGAGAGCAGAGAAAAAGCACAGAGACTTATTATGAGTGGAGTTGTTTTTGTAAATGGGGAAAGGATTGATAAGCCGGGAACAAAGGTAAAAACAGACAGTATTATATTTATAAAAGAAAAAGAAAAGTATGTCTCAAGGGGAGGTTATAAGCTTGAGAAGGGAATAAAGGTATTTAAACCAGATATTAAAAATAAGATATGTATAGATATAGGATCTTCAACAGGAGGATTTACAGACTGTCTTTTGCAACATGGAGCAAAAAAAGTGTATGCCGTTGATGTCGGCACATATCAGTTGCATGAGAAACTGAGAAATGACCCGAGAGTTGTAGTTCTTGAAAAAACAAATGCAAGGTATCTGACAGAAAAGGAGATACCTGAAAAAATTGAGTTTTTTGTTTCTGATGTTTCGTTCATTTCTATTCTAAAGATACTCCCAAATATATGCGATCTTATAAAAGATAAAGCAGAGGGAATTATTCTTATAAAACCCCAGTTTGAGCTTTCAAAAGGAGAGGTTAAAGGGGGGGTTGTAAAGGATCCTGAACTCCACAAAAAAGCTATCAAAAAAGTTATAAAAGGTTTAGAAGAGAGCTGTTACAGTATAAAAGATCTGTCTTTCTCTGAGACTTGGGGACCAGAGGGAAATATAGAGTTTCTGGCATACGTATCAAAGGACAGTACCAGTAAACAAAAAAACAAGATATCTGATGAAAAACTTGAAAAAGTTGTAGAAGAGGCTCATCTTAAGTTTAACCAAAGATGA
- the tmk gene encoding dTMP kinase has translation MKGYFITFEGIEGAGKSTQSVMLHNHLLQNNKKVVLTREPGGTKTGKKIREILLSHTEEIFPPLAELFLYEADRSIHINNLIKPKLKEGFYVICDRFTDSTLAYQGYARGLDINKVKEMNSIATEGIKPDITFLIDIPVEEGLKRISKEREKDRIENEELHFHRKIREGFLKIAEEEKNRIVVLDGTEKPEVIFQKIVEILKNRNII, from the coding sequence ATGAAAGGATATTTCATAACATTTGAAGGTATCGAAGGAGCCGGGAAATCCACCCAGTCTGTTATGCTTCACAACCACCTACTGCAGAATAACAAAAAAGTAGTGCTTACCAGAGAACCGGGAGGAACAAAAACAGGAAAAAAAATCAGAGAGATATTGCTTTCCCACACAGAAGAGATATTTCCCCCTCTGGCAGAACTTTTTCTTTACGAGGCTGACAGGAGTATACATATAAACAATCTGATTAAACCGAAGCTAAAGGAAGGATTTTATGTAATATGCGATAGATTTACAGATTCAACCCTTGCGTATCAGGGATATGCACGGGGACTTGATATAAACAAAGTTAAAGAGATGAACAGTATCGCAACAGAGGGAATAAAACCTGATATAACGTTCTTGATTGATATTCCGGTAGAAGAAGGGCTCAAAAGGATATCTAAAGAAAGAGAAAAAGACAGAATAGAAAATGAAGAATTACATTTCCACAGAAAAATAAGGGAAGGATTCTTAAAAATAGCAGAGGAAGAAAAAAACAGAATAGTCGTTCTTGATGGCACTGAAAAACCGGAAGTAATCTTCCAAAAAATTGTAGAGATTTTAAAAAACAGGAATATAATCTAA
- a CDS encoding PSP1 domain-containing protein: MITIDTKTARIRFLDTHKFADVDDVPENIKKGDFIVVETEKGEELVLVVGRSIPDRENPSTYKFLRKATKKDVNIFDKHEKEAEKALNLCKKLAENLGLKMNLLKAYIPLNRSKILFYYVSEGRVDFRQLVKELAKKLKMRIEMRQVGVRDGVQMAGAIGVCGNQCCCSLFIDKFDTVNVEMLEEQNLPPTPSKFTGICGRLMCCLAFEIENYSIRKDLPEIDSEVEINGEMYRVKEYDFIKEKIILVSDIGETLSFSFDELDNIGIKRKSPCEGCSMKNGGGTGIESEGA; this comes from the coding sequence ATGATTACTATAGATACAAAAACTGCAAGGATTAGATTTCTTGATACCCATAAATTTGCAGATGTTGATGATGTCCCTGAAAATATAAAAAAAGGGGACTTTATAGTAGTAGAAACAGAAAAAGGTGAAGAGCTTGTTCTTGTTGTTGGAAGGTCTATTCCAGATAGGGAAAATCCTTCAACATACAAATTCTTAAGAAAAGCAACAAAAAAAGATGTAAATATATTTGATAAACACGAAAAAGAAGCAGAAAAAGCCCTGAATTTGTGTAAAAAACTGGCTGAGAACTTAGGGCTAAAAATGAACCTGCTAAAAGCTTATATACCTCTGAACAGATCTAAGATCCTTTTTTACTATGTATCAGAAGGAAGAGTGGATTTCAGGCAGCTTGTAAAGGAACTTGCCAAAAAGCTGAAGATGAGAATAGAGATGAGACAGGTCGGCGTAAGAGACGGAGTACAGATGGCCGGTGCGATAGGTGTATGCGGAAACCAGTGCTGTTGCTCTCTTTTTATAGACAAATTTGATACCGTAAATGTAGAAATGTTAGAAGAGCAGAACCTTCCACCAACTCCCTCAAAATTCACAGGTATATGTGGAAGACTTATGTGCTGCCTTGCATTTGAGATAGAAAACTATTCGATAAGAAAAGACCTTCCAGAAATAGACTCAGAGGTAGAGATAAATGGTGAAATGTACAGGGTAAAAGAGTACGATTTTATAAAAGAGAAAATCATTCTTGTATCAGATATAGGAGAAACTTTATCTTTTAGCTTTGATGAGCTTGACAATATAGGAATAAAAAGAAAATCTCCCTGTGAAGGATGCAGTATGAAAAACGGAGGTGGTACAGGAATTGAATCTGAAGGAGCTTAA
- a CDS encoding glutamine-synthetase adenylyltransferase, with amino-acid sequence MAKLTKFETLKKDFLQSLSPEKYTLLERLADYSSCIADFIFRHPDQLDYIHDNIDRPLLGRDKLIEEIKELQDINDTNLFAQKLTFFKLKHFSRIVAKDIYKKHDLLDLTEEYSYLADASFEACYRKAIEKVKKRYGTPIDQETGKEAEGSIIALGKLGGLDLNYYSDVDVMYVYSNEGKTDKGISNREFFIEVFKNVTMLMTKRNIEGQPWVVDLDLRPEGKKGFIAYSLPAIEFYYWSHGRTWERHMLIKARHSAGNKDVSKEFMRIVKPFVYRKHAGIEVFEEIVEMKRLIEEEARKKIKDAIDIKRSEGCIREIEFTVQVFQLMYGGKIPELQERRTVKVLEKLVKHKILSENQGKLLKEAYYFLRNLEHIIQIKNCIQTQTFHIKDAEEYARKMGFTSKEEFLKKLNSLRKEVKSIFEGISPDIDIKLTPLQSFILTKHYEEEAQNYLKSLGFKNPEWALNMFKDIFFSKLYIELSENSKEVLFSFIPTFENKLKEFEDREDFLLNFRKMMIDGGMLWVFVSALEQNPNLVEFMLNIAKFSDYISDLMSKDRELLDWAFGIEDVPREKKDFEKELSVIPQNIDSIDRLKKLKKIVEVLVSLQYLSKIHTDNPEERLRDINYSLSNLADFILEQLYLYYRGEDFAIYSLGKLGSREMNIGSDLDLIFVFKDEESKNRLIKIPVSIVKALTSYSGEGILYNIDLRLRPFGKGGELSPSLSFYKNYFQKEARVWERLAWTKARFITGDKNVKDSMEKIIEEFLFGSPIDRKFINEAVDMRFKLEGLARETPEEMDIKLGKGGITDIEFLVQIYILKNKKRITNILEGVEIFKENLIDDYLFLREVEARLRMIKGVGLSKIYRNSPFLYRISHSFGIEPDELWERLIETKKEIRNIFLREIKILRERG; translated from the coding sequence ATGGCAAAATTAACTAAATTTGAGACATTAAAAAAAGATTTCCTCCAGTCATTATCCCCTGAAAAATACACCCTCCTAGAAAGACTTGCAGATTACTCCTCCTGTATCGCCGACTTTATATTTAGACATCCAGACCAACTTGATTACATACACGATAACATTGACAGACCGTTATTAGGTAGAGACAAACTTATTGAAGAAATAAAAGAACTACAGGATATTAACGACACAAACTTATTCGCCCAGAAACTGACATTTTTTAAGCTGAAGCATTTTTCAAGAATAGTGGCAAAAGATATATACAAAAAACATGATCTGTTAGACCTTACAGAAGAATACTCTTATCTTGCTGATGCTTCTTTTGAGGCATGTTACAGAAAGGCGATAGAAAAGGTGAAAAAAAGATACGGAACTCCTATTGATCAGGAAACTGGCAAAGAGGCAGAAGGTTCTATCATTGCCCTTGGAAAGTTAGGAGGACTTGACCTTAATTACTACTCAGATGTTGATGTCATGTATGTATACTCAAATGAAGGAAAAACAGACAAAGGGATATCAAATAGAGAGTTTTTCATAGAGGTTTTTAAGAATGTAACAATGCTTATGACAAAAAGGAATATAGAGGGACAGCCGTGGGTTGTAGACCTTGATTTAAGACCAGAAGGGAAAAAAGGTTTTATAGCTTACTCTCTGCCGGCTATCGAGTTTTACTACTGGAGTCACGGGAGAACGTGGGAAAGACATATGCTCATAAAGGCAAGACATTCTGCAGGAAACAAAGATGTTTCAAAAGAATTTATGAGAATCGTAAAACCTTTTGTTTACAGAAAACATGCAGGTATAGAGGTTTTTGAAGAAATTGTTGAAATGAAAAGACTTATAGAAGAGGAAGCCAGAAAAAAAATAAAAGATGCAATAGATATCAAAAGAAGCGAAGGATGTATAAGGGAGATAGAGTTTACAGTACAGGTGTTTCAGCTTATGTACGGAGGAAAAATCCCGGAACTACAGGAAAGAAGAACAGTAAAAGTCCTTGAAAAACTTGTAAAACACAAAATTCTCAGCGAAAATCAGGGAAAGCTTTTAAAAGAAGCCTATTACTTTCTGAGAAATCTTGAGCATATAATCCAGATAAAAAACTGTATTCAGACCCAGACTTTTCATATAAAAGATGCTGAAGAGTATGCCAGAAAGATGGGGTTTACCTCAAAAGAGGAATTTCTTAAAAAACTAAACTCTTTAAGAAAAGAAGTAAAAAGTATCTTTGAAGGTATATCTCCTGATATAGATATAAAACTAACTCCCCTCCAGAGTTTTATACTTACAAAACATTACGAGGAGGAAGCTCAGAACTACCTTAAAAGCTTAGGTTTTAAAAATCCAGAATGGGCTCTTAATATGTTCAAAGATATATTTTTCAGCAAGTTGTACATAGAGCTTTCTGAAAACTCAAAAGAAGTTCTATTCAGTTTCATCCCTACTTTTGAGAACAAACTGAAGGAGTTTGAAGATAGGGAAGACTTTCTTTTGAATTTCAGAAAAATGATGATAGATGGGGGAATGCTGTGGGTTTTTGTTTCTGCTCTTGAACAAAACCCTAATCTTGTTGAGTTTATGCTTAATATAGCCAAATTTTCTGATTACATATCAGACCTTATGTCAAAAGACAGAGAGCTTTTAGACTGGGCTTTTGGCATAGAAGATGTTCCCAGAGAGAAAAAAGATTTCGAGAAAGAGCTATCGGTCATACCCCAGAACATTGATTCCATAGACAGGCTGAAAAAACTGAAAAAAATTGTAGAAGTCCTCGTTTCCCTTCAGTATTTATCAAAAATTCATACAGACAATCCAGAAGAAAGATTAAGAGATATAAACTACTCTTTATCAAATCTGGCAGACTTTATTCTTGAACAGCTGTACCTGTACTACAGAGGAGAAGATTTTGCGATATACTCTCTGGGAAAATTAGGAAGCAGAGAGATGAATATAGGCTCAGATCTTGATCTGATATTTGTTTTCAAAGACGAAGAAAGCAAAAATAGATTAATAAAAATCCCCGTCAGTATTGTTAAAGCTCTTACATCCTATTCAGGAGAGGGCATTCTGTACAATATAGACCTCAGACTGAGGCCTTTTGGGAAAGGAGGAGAACTGTCCCCATCACTCTCCTTTTATAAGAACTACTTTCAGAAGGAAGCAAGAGTCTGGGAAAGACTCGCATGGACAAAGGCAAGATTTATAACAGGAGACAAAAATGTAAAGGACAGTATGGAAAAAATAATTGAGGAGTTTCTCTTTGGTTCTCCTATAGACAGAAAATTCATAAACGAAGCTGTCGATATGAGATTTAAACTTGAAGGACTTGCGAGGGAAACACCTGAAGAGATGGATATAAAGCTGGGAAAGGGAGGAATAACAGATATAGAGTTTTTAGTTCAGATCTATATACTGAAAAACAAAAAAAGAATTACAAATATACTTGAAGGAGTGGAAATCTTTAAAGAAAATCTGATAGATGATTACCTTTTCCTCAGGGAAGTAGAGGCAAGATTGAGGATGATAAAAGGTGTAGGTCTATCTAAAATATACCGAAATTCTCCATTTTTATACAGAATCTCCCATTCCTTCGGGATAGAACCAGACGAGCTGTGGGAAAGATTAATCGAAACAAAGAAAGAGATAAGAAATATATTTCTCAGAGAAATCAAAATTCTGAGGGAGAGGGGCTAA
- a CDS encoding DNA polymerase III subunit, with protein MKIIGHEDTKKIIRLFLDKNYSSYSFLFEGKDCIGKKLVALLTAKAFLCEKNYGFGCGECDSCRLSDNTISNIYQKTELNPHPDILVISPDREIKIDQIRKITDFLKLKGKKVAIIEKAEKMNVEASNALLKTLEEPPENSMIILTTSNLNALLPTIISRCKKIRFKPLKKEEIQQILSLKGVEEKNIKTAIALSDGSMCIPEIILNRPNLFKYAKDLFTVLSIDELHPEGIISLGEILDRLEVEEVKEVLDIVEKILYKKMLKGEINPDFYDRFIRENQELKNAISKGVKKKLAIEGMYFNLKT; from the coding sequence ATGAAAATAATAGGTCACGAAGATACCAAAAAAATAATAAGGCTTTTTTTAGATAAAAACTACAGCTCTTACTCTTTTCTATTTGAAGGAAAAGATTGCATAGGAAAAAAATTAGTAGCGCTGCTTACTGCAAAGGCATTTCTGTGTGAAAAAAACTATGGTTTTGGGTGTGGAGAATGTGATAGCTGCCGGCTATCAGATAATACTATATCAAACATATACCAGAAAACAGAGCTAAACCCACATCCTGATATCCTTGTTATATCACCTGACAGAGAGATAAAGATAGACCAGATAAGGAAAATAACAGACTTCCTAAAACTAAAAGGCAAAAAGGTTGCAATTATAGAAAAAGCTGAAAAAATGAATGTAGAAGCATCAAATGCTCTTCTGAAAACTTTAGAGGAACCTCCAGAAAACTCTATGATAATCCTGACTACATCAAACCTGAACGCTTTACTGCCAACAATCATCTCCAGATGCAAAAAAATCCGGTTCAAACCGCTTAAAAAAGAAGAGATCCAACAAATCCTTTCACTGAAAGGAGTCGAAGAAAAAAATATCAAAACAGCTATAGCCCTATCTGACGGCAGCATGTGTATTCCTGAAATAATTCTGAACAGACCAAATCTTTTCAAATACGCAAAAGATCTGTTTACTGTACTGTCTATAGATGAACTTCATCCTGAAGGGATAATATCCCTTGGTGAGATTCTTGACAGATTAGAAGTAGAAGAAGTAAAAGAAGTACTTGATATTGTTGAAAAAATTCTGTACAAAAAAATGCTGAAAGGTGAAATAAATCCGGATTTTTACGATAGATTTATTAGGGAAAACCAAGAACTAAAAAACGCCATCTCCAAAGGAGTAAAAAAGAAATTGGCAATTGAAGGGATGTATTTTAATCTGAAAACATAG
- a CDS encoding pyridoxal phosphate-dependent aminotransferase has protein sequence MNFSDRVLRVKPSQTLAITAKAAQMRKQGIDIIGFGAGEPDFDTPDFVKEAAIKALKEGKTKYTPAAGIPELREGIAQRLKEKNSIDYKPSEVIVTPGAKMGLYEIFAVILNPGDEVIIPAPYWVSYTEQVKLCDGKPVIVEISEENDFVLTADLIENAITEKTKAVVINTPSNPTGAVIPKKELEQIAEICLKNNVMIISDECYEEFCYEGEHVSIASISPEIRDITFTVNAFSKSYSMTGWRLGWVAAPEEYIKKITVVQSQTISNPTSFAQYGALAALEDKGKFPAMMKEEFRKRRDYIVNEFLSIEGITCPVPKGAFYVFPNISAYIKGDIKNDIDFSSYLLEEAKVAVVPGSAFGKEGYIRLSYATSMENIKEGMKRIKEALKNL, from the coding sequence ATGAATTTTTCTGACAGGGTACTCAGGGTAAAACCTTCCCAGACACTTGCTATTACAGCAAAAGCTGCACAGATGCGAAAACAGGGTATAGATATAATAGGTTTTGGTGCAGGAGAACCTGACTTTGATACTCCTGATTTTGTTAAAGAGGCAGCCATAAAAGCATTAAAAGAGGGAAAAACAAAATACACTCCTGCTGCTGGAATACCTGAACTTAGGGAAGGAATAGCACAAAGACTAAAAGAGAAAAACAGTATAGATTACAAACCCTCTGAAGTTATAGTCACCCCTGGAGCAAAAATGGGACTTTACGAAATTTTTGCCGTTATTCTTAATCCGGGAGATGAGGTTATAATTCCTGCTCCTTACTGGGTTTCTTACACAGAACAGGTAAAACTGTGTGATGGAAAACCGGTCATAGTTGAGATCTCCGAAGAAAATGATTTTGTTTTAACTGCAGACCTTATAGAAAATGCTATAACAGAAAAAACAAAAGCTGTTGTTATAAATACACCTTCCAACCCTACAGGAGCCGTTATACCAAAAAAAGAACTGGAACAGATAGCAGAAATCTGTCTGAAAAATAATGTGATGATAATATCTGATGAATGCTATGAGGAGTTTTGCTACGAAGGTGAGCATGTTAGCATAGCTTCAATTTCTCCTGAGATAAGAGATATAACTTTTACTGTAAATGCTTTTTCGAAATCTTACTCTATGACGGGATGGAGACTCGGATGGGTTGCCGCCCCAGAAGAATATATCAAAAAAATCACCGTAGTACAGTCCCAAACAATATCAAATCCAACATCTTTTGCCCAGTATGGTGCCCTCGCTGCCCTTGAAGACAAAGGCAAATTTCCGGCAATGATGAAAGAGGAGTTCAGGAAAAGAAGAGACTACATAGTAAATGAGTTCCTATCTATAGAAGGGATTACATGCCCTGTACCAAAGGGTGCATTTTATGTATTTCCAAATATTTCTGCCTATATAAAAGGAGATATAAAAAACGATATTGATTTCAGCTCCTATCTTCTCGAGGAGGCAAAAGTCGCTGTCGTTCCCGGTTCTGCATTTGGTAAAGAAGGTTATATCAGGCTTTCCTATGCAACATCAATGGAAAATATAAAAGAAGGAATGAAAAGAATAAAAGAAGCCCTAAAAAATCTGTAA
- a CDS encoding YgfZ/GcvT domain-containing protein yields the protein MYWAELKRHKIKVYGKESSLFLHNLLTNDIKGLKPYQFNYNLRLTGNGEPLEDFFVYREEDFFIVDTEKDPEELLTEFKKLKLSLKVNFERLDYRHIFVFGEETVPPFSFVKKDNTYKAGNPLRFGVKGVDIFDKNLKTPKGKKLTEKDLEDVRIKNCIPKIGKELRKGFHPLEANILHAFSFEKGCYVGQEAIARVYFRGRTPRTLVSFKIEGDVQENEKIITDGKLIGTVTSVSPDKKHGLGYILRNFAEENKEFNTENGKIIILKECLFKF from the coding sequence ATGTACTGGGCAGAATTGAAAAGACACAAAATAAAAGTATACGGAAAGGAAAGCTCTCTATTTCTACACAACCTTCTCACAAATGATATAAAAGGTCTAAAACCTTACCAGTTTAATTACAACCTCCGTCTTACAGGAAATGGTGAGCCATTGGAGGATTTCTTTGTATACAGAGAGGAAGATTTTTTCATTGTAGATACAGAAAAAGATCCTGAAGAACTGTTAACTGAATTCAAAAAACTGAAGCTCTCACTTAAGGTTAACTTTGAAAGGCTCGATTACCGCCATATCTTTGTCTTTGGGGAAGAAACAGTTCCACCATTCAGCTTTGTAAAAAAAGATAATACCTATAAAGCCGGAAATCCTTTAAGATTCGGGGTAAAGGGAGTAGATATTTTCGATAAAAACTTAAAGACTCCAAAAGGAAAAAAACTGACAGAAAAAGATTTAGAAGATGTAAGAATAAAAAACTGCATCCCGAAAATAGGAAAAGAGTTAAGAAAAGGGTTTCACCCACTGGAAGCCAATATTCTCCATGCTTTTAGCTTCGAAAAAGGATGTTATGTTGGACAGGAGGCTATCGCAAGGGTTTATTTTAGAGGCAGAACTCCGAGAACTCTTGTTTCTTTCAAAATAGAGGGCGATGTTCAGGAAAATGAGAAAATTATAACAGATGGAAAGCTTATCGGTACAGTCACGTCTGTGAGCCCAGACAAAAAACATGGTCTCGGATATATTCTCCGAAACTTTGCTGAAGAAAACAAAGAGTTTAATACAGAAAACGGCAAAATAATTATATTAAAAGAATGTTTATTCAAATTTTAG
- a CDS encoding LysR family transcriptional regulator, protein MEVLDYHKLKIFKTVADTRSFSKAAELLFLSQPTVTLQIKKIENYLGITLFRRDKKGVILTEEGKILYEYASKILDDYNLLEEGLSNLRENLQKSLRIGASTTIGDFLLPDILPSFLKDKEGVKVNLFVGNSKEIEEGILSKTFYIGLIEDEVHSNKYEQFEFFSDEIILIASKNTDIPDVVAPKDLQNYRFVFREQGSGTRNIVEKRLEKEGVKIKADMEISSSKAIARLVANSDYLSFVSRLVVKNLLGIHLKEVKIKGIKFTRKFYCITQKNIRLPKIDREFVNYLINIEK, encoded by the coding sequence ATGGAAGTTCTTGATTATCACAAACTAAAAATATTCAAAACTGTAGCTGATACCAGAAGTTTCTCTAAAGCTGCAGAACTTCTCTTTCTATCTCAGCCTACGGTGACTTTACAGATAAAAAAGATAGAAAACTATCTCGGTATAACTCTCTTTCGAAGAGATAAAAAGGGGGTTATTCTTACTGAAGAAGGAAAGATTTTGTATGAGTATGCATCGAAGATACTTGATGATTACAATCTTTTAGAAGAAGGTCTGTCAAATCTCAGAGAAAATCTTCAGAAAAGCCTTAGGATAGGTGCAAGTACAACTATAGGTGATTTTCTTCTTCCTGACATCCTCCCGTCATTTTTGAAAGACAAAGAAGGAGTTAAGGTGAACCTTTTTGTTGGGAACTCTAAAGAGATAGAAGAAGGTATACTTTCTAAAACTTTTTATATTGGTCTTATAGAAGATGAAGTTCACTCTAACAAGTATGAGCAGTTTGAGTTTTTCTCAGATGAGATCATTCTTATCGCTTCAAAAAATACAGATATTCCTGATGTTGTTGCTCCAAAAGACCTGCAGAACTACAGGTTTGTCTTCAGAGAGCAGGGTTCAGGGACAAGGAATATAGTGGAAAAGAGACTTGAGAAGGAAGGAGTTAAGATAAAAGCTGATATGGAGATCAGCAGTAGTAAAGCTATAGCAAGGCTTGTTGCAAATTCAGACTACCTTTCTTTTGTCTCAAGGCTTGTTGTAAAAAATCTTCTCGGAATACACCTGAAAGAAGTTAAGATTAAGGGGATAAAGTTTACAAGAAAGTTCTACTGTATCACACAAAAGAATATAAGGCTTCCTAAGATAGACAGAGAGTTTGTTAATTATCTGATAAATATAGAAAAATAG
- a CDS encoding KpsF/GutQ family sugar-phosphate isomerase, with amino-acid sequence MKELKAVEIGKRVLEEEKKAIGDLISAIDENFEKAVQMILNTEGKVIVTGMGKSGHIGQKIAATLASTGTPAFFLHPAEAIHGDLGMISKGDIVLAISNSGETPELLAIIPTIKRWGYRVISITNNPNSTLAKESDVHLYLNVKKEACPLNLAPTSSSTSTLALGDALAVALLELRGFTAEDFARFHPGGSLGKKLMKVSEIMHTGEELPLVKPDTPLKETVIVMSEKGFGAALVVENKNHLSGIITDGDLRRFIKKGGSIDKSKTEDAMTKKPKAVREDMLVIEALEIMERYNITVLPVIKEDKPIGLVHMHDILKSGVI; translated from the coding sequence CTGAAGGAGCTTAAAGCTGTTGAGATAGGGAAAAGGGTTTTAGAAGAAGAAAAGAAAGCTATAGGAGATCTTATATCTGCTATTGACGAAAATTTTGAAAAGGCTGTTCAGATGATACTTAATACAGAAGGCAAAGTTATCGTAACAGGAATGGGGAAATCAGGACATATAGGACAGAAAATAGCAGCCACTCTTGCATCAACAGGAACCCCTGCATTCTTTCTCCACCCTGCTGAAGCGATACACGGAGATTTAGGTATGATATCAAAAGGGGATATTGTACTCGCTATATCTAACAGCGGAGAAACCCCTGAACTTCTTGCAATAATCCCTACAATAAAAAGGTGGGGATACAGGGTAATATCTATAACAAACAATCCAAACTCAACACTGGCAAAGGAAAGCGACGTTCATCTCTACCTAAATGTCAAGAAGGAAGCCTGTCCCCTTAACCTTGCCCCTACATCTTCATCAACCTCTACGCTTGCTCTGGGAGATGCTCTTGCAGTAGCACTTCTCGAGCTAAGGGGATTTACAGCAGAAGATTTTGCAAGATTCCACCCTGGTGGTTCATTAGGAAAAAAACTGATGAAAGTTTCAGAGATAATGCATACAGGGGAAGAACTGCCGCTGGTAAAACCAGACACGCCCCTTAAAGAAACAGTCATAGTAATGTCAGAAAAAGGCTTTGGTGCAGCACTTGTTGTTGAAAATAAGAACCACCTTTCAGGAATAATAACAGACGGAGATCTGAGGAGATTTATCAAAAAAGGAGGCAGCATAGACAAAAGTAAAACAGAAGATGCAATGACAAAAAAACCAAAAGCTGTAAGAGAAGATATGCTCGTCATAGAGGCTCTTGAAATAATGGAAAGATACAATATAACTGTTTTACCCGTTATAAAAGAGGACAAACCTATAGGTCTTGTCCATATGCATGACATCTTAAAAAGCGGCGTTATATAA
- a CDS encoding thioredoxin family protein: MKRLTAFLLILIAFIYTGCEKSEKKSNKFAVDPNPIIEDAIKNKKILILIFESETCQYCEKLHREVLSQPDFIEKKIKNNIDIAIIDVNGNRMVIDPETKAKMEESALAVAYRVTGYPTIIVFDPKKDFKVLFFQPGFIPKKDFMDILDYLGSGCYEKVKFDQYVNNGKKC; the protein is encoded by the coding sequence ATGAAAAGATTAACAGCATTTTTACTAATACTGATAGCATTTATCTACACAGGCTGTGAAAAGTCTGAAAAAAAATCAAATAAGTTTGCTGTAGATCCAAATCCTATAATAGAGGATGCTATAAAAAATAAAAAAATACTTATTCTGATTTTTGAGTCTGAAACCTGTCAATACTGTGAAAAACTGCACAGAGAAGTTCTCAGCCAGCCAGACTTCATAGAAAAGAAAATAAAAAACAACATAGATATAGCTATTATAGATGTCAATGGAAACAGAATGGTTATAGACCCAGAAACAAAAGCAAAAATGGAAGAGTCTGCACTTGCTGTTGCCTATAGAGTTACTGGTTATCCAACAATAATTGTTTTTGATCCAAAAAAAGATTTTAAAGTTCTGTTTTTCCAACCGGGATTTATACCAAAAAAAGATTTTATGGATATTCTTGATTACCTTGGCTCTGGATGCTACGAGAAGGTGAAGTTTGATCAGTACGTAAATAACGGAAAAAAATGTTAG